In a single window of the Aminomonas paucivorans DSM 12260 genome:
- a CDS encoding response regulator, whose protein sequence is MTEPRRPDVLIVDDEPSWREVLEVLLLPEEYSLRFASSGIQALEEARGRCPDLVLLDVMMPGMDGFQVCRALREQRETGEVPVVMITALEDRQSRIAGVEAGADDFVSKPFDRMELRARIRTILKLDRFRRLCTERSRFQKLIERSREGYLILDPRGRVSFANPTARTLLELPDPSSPSFLLEEWLGQEWVRRPLGEAEGRAPGACLLVRPRREGAPPVWLCLDRPLDEAEPSEERVFRVRDVSAEMGLCRSRGTFQVLVNHKLRTPLSAALAGAQVLQGRRDGKEDPCLRAVSSSLERLAAEIRGVLAYTEALGGSGFGAPFPLAELKPLVEGLRVDLGLADPVDCALETSLEEATVPLSREVLQTLLAELLGNAVKFHPRGVPRLELEARREGDRGVLLLRDDGVRLSPGQLGRVFHPYFQGERGFTGETAGMGLGLSLVEVLVLEAGGRCVLTNREDRPGVQVRLELPLQERA, encoded by the coding sequence GTGACGGAACCCCGCCGCCCGGACGTGCTCATCGTGGACGATGAGCCCTCCTGGCGGGAGGTCCTGGAGGTGCTCCTCCTCCCGGAGGAGTACTCCCTGCGCTTCGCCTCCTCCGGAATCCAGGCACTGGAGGAGGCCCGGGGCCGCTGCCCCGACCTGGTGCTTCTGGACGTGATGATGCCCGGCATGGACGGGTTCCAGGTCTGTCGCGCCCTGAGGGAGCAGCGGGAGACGGGGGAGGTTCCCGTGGTGATGATCACCGCTCTGGAGGACCGACAGTCCCGCATCGCCGGGGTGGAGGCGGGGGCGGATGACTTCGTCTCCAAACCCTTCGACCGGATGGAGCTGCGGGCTCGGATCCGAACCATCCTCAAGCTGGACCGGTTTCGCAGGCTCTGTACGGAGCGCTCCCGCTTCCAGAAGCTCATCGAACGCTCCCGGGAGGGATACCTGATCCTGGACCCCCGGGGGCGGGTGTCCTTCGCCAACCCCACCGCCCGAACCCTCCTGGAACTCCCCGACCCCTCCTCTCCGTCCTTCCTCCTGGAGGAATGGCTGGGGCAGGAGTGGGTCCGGCGCCCCCTGGGGGAGGCGGAAGGGAGGGCGCCGGGAGCCTGTCTCCTGGTGCGGCCCCGTCGGGAGGGGGCCCCTCCGGTCTGGCTGTGCCTGGATCGCCCCCTGGACGAGGCGGAGCCCTCGGAGGAGCGGGTGTTCCGGGTCCGGGACGTCTCCGCGGAGATGGGGCTTTGCCGCAGCCGCGGGACCTTTCAGGTCCTGGTGAACCACAAGCTGCGCACCCCCCTTTCCGCCGCCCTGGCGGGGGCCCAGGTGTTGCAGGGCCGGAGGGACGGAAAGGAGGACCCCTGTCTGCGGGCGGTGTCCTCCTCCCTGGAGCGCCTGGCGGCGGAGATCCGGGGCGTCCTGGCCTACACGGAAGCCTTGGGGGGAAGCGGTTTCGGCGCCCCCTTTCCCTTGGCGGAGCTGAAGCCCCTGGTGGAGGGACTGCGGGTCGACCTGGGGCTGGCCGACCCGGTGGACTGCGCCCTGGAGACCTCCCTGGAGGAGGCGACGGTACCCCTTTCCCGGGAGGTCCTCCAGACCCTCCTGGCGGAGCTGTTGGGGAATGCCGTCAAGTTCCATCCCCGAGGGGTACCCCGCCTGGAGCTGGAGGCGCGCCGGGAGGGAGACCGGGGGGTCCTGCTGCTGCGGGATGACGGGGTGCGCCTTTCTCCGGGACAGCTCGGCCGGGTCTTCCATCCCTACTTCCAGGGGGAGCGGGGCTTTACGGGGGAAACGGCAGGCATGGGGCTGGGGCTTTCCCTGGTGGAGGTGTTGGTGCTGGAGGCGGGGGGGCGCTGCGTCCTGACGAACCGGGAGGACCGCCCGGGGGTCCAGGTCCGCCTGGAGCTGCCCCTGCAGGAGCGGGCATGA
- a CDS encoding dipeptidase has product MHASRRTSKTLSLALTLGLLLSIQSAALACTSILVGKKATVDGSVMTSHTVDGWYDQRVVVVPGKTFPAGSTAPVYKNLCYQTKPTAPLQKVGEIPQVAQTYTYFHSGYPFMNEHQLMIGETTIDGREECVNETGWFTIEQLEVFALQRAKTAREAIKIMGALAEQYGYGDYGEALTLADTQEAWLFEIVGPGPLWKPGSGKPGAHWVAVRVPDDSVTVSTNTSRIGEVNPADQDHFLASTNLTDFAKDQGWWKPGTTFSFKKAYGENPYPRLFNQKRRLWRVYSTLAPSQKFDPAQDPRNTDYPLFVKPEKKLSVRDIMAILRDHYEGTPYDLTKGLAADPFGTPDRWKTPASLAPKGYENTEWERAISIFRCSYSFVSQSRSWLPDPVGGVAWVGMDAPHSTVYLPFYCGNTSTPKCIAEGKRAEFDRDSAFWAFQFVSNWANLRWDAMMKDIRAAQKGYEDDAFLNQPSIEKQAADLYKKNPAEAVKLLTDYSNANATKVVEGWWKLGWTLVGKYHDGYITEPGGKQTSPGYPTEWLKKVGFGETMLQPKN; this is encoded by the coding sequence ATGCATGCATCACGACGCACCTCGAAGACTCTGTCCCTCGCCCTGACCCTGGGGCTCCTGCTGTCGATCCAGTCCGCAGCCCTGGCCTGCACCTCCATCCTGGTGGGCAAAAAGGCCACCGTCGACGGGTCCGTCATGACCAGCCACACCGTGGACGGCTGGTATGACCAGCGCGTGGTGGTGGTCCCCGGCAAGACCTTCCCCGCCGGCTCCACCGCCCCGGTGTACAAGAACCTCTGCTACCAGACCAAGCCCACCGCTCCCCTGCAGAAGGTGGGGGAGATCCCCCAGGTGGCCCAGACCTACACCTACTTCCACTCGGGGTACCCCTTCATGAACGAGCACCAGCTCATGATCGGGGAAACCACCATAGACGGCCGGGAGGAGTGCGTCAACGAGACCGGCTGGTTCACCATCGAGCAGCTTGAGGTCTTCGCCCTCCAGCGGGCCAAGACCGCCCGGGAGGCCATCAAGATCATGGGCGCCCTGGCGGAGCAGTACGGCTACGGGGACTACGGCGAGGCCCTCACCCTGGCGGACACCCAGGAGGCCTGGCTCTTCGAGATCGTGGGCCCCGGCCCCCTGTGGAAGCCCGGTTCGGGCAAGCCCGGCGCCCACTGGGTGGCGGTGCGGGTGCCCGACGACAGCGTCACCGTGAGCACCAACACCTCCCGGATCGGCGAGGTGAACCCCGCGGATCAGGACCACTTCCTGGCCAGCACCAACCTGACGGACTTCGCCAAGGATCAGGGCTGGTGGAAGCCCGGGACGACCTTCAGCTTCAAGAAGGCCTACGGCGAGAACCCCTACCCCCGCCTGTTCAACCAGAAGCGGCGGCTGTGGAGGGTCTACTCCACCCTCGCCCCATCCCAGAAGTTCGACCCCGCCCAGGATCCCCGGAACACGGACTACCCCCTCTTCGTGAAACCCGAGAAGAAGCTCTCCGTCCGGGACATCATGGCCATCCTGCGGGACCACTACGAGGGCACCCCCTACGACCTGACCAAGGGCCTCGCCGCCGATCCCTTCGGCACCCCGGACCGGTGGAAGACCCCCGCGTCCCTGGCCCCCAAGGGCTACGAGAACACCGAGTGGGAGCGGGCCATCTCCATCTTCCGCTGCTCCTACAGCTTCGTGTCCCAATCCCGCTCCTGGCTGCCCGATCCCGTGGGCGGCGTGGCCTGGGTGGGCATGGACGCCCCTCACAGCACCGTGTACCTGCCTTTCTACTGCGGCAACACCAGCACCCCCAAGTGCATCGCCGAGGGCAAGCGGGCGGAGTTCGACCGGGATTCCGCCTTCTGGGCCTTCCAGTTCGTGTCCAACTGGGCGAATCTGCGCTGGGACGCCATGATGAAGGACATCCGGGCCGCTCAGAAGGGCTACGAGGACGACGCATTCCTCAATCAGCCCTCCATCGAGAAGCAGGCCGCGGATCTCTACAAGAAGAACCCCGCGGAGGCGGTGAAGCTCCTCACCGACTACAGCAACGCCAACGCCACCAAGGTGGTGGAGGGCTGGTGGAAGCTGGGTTGGACCCTGGTGGGCAAGTACCACGACGGCTACATCACCGAGCCCGGCGGCAAGCAGACCTCTCCGGGCTACCCCACGGAGTGGCTCAAGAAGGTGGGCTTCGGGGAGACCATGCTCCAGCCCAAGAACTGA
- a CDS encoding M48 family metallopeptidase has protein sequence MTLEPRPFLGRLHPLRLDRQPLPLFLDRRGFSLREDLLPQADPVFEGWYGDRLWVLLRRILPLWTHRMGVRPRSVSVKPLRSRWGSCGIHGDLSFSSSLARVAPDLVEYVAVHELAHLVHRNHRREFWDLVASCLPDLPERRARLRDPSFLPPRRERGR, from the coding sequence GTGACCCTGGAGCCCCGCCCCTTCCTGGGACGCCTCCACCCCCTCCGGCTGGACCGGCAACCCCTCCCCCTCTTCCTGGACCGACGGGGCTTCTCCCTGCGGGAGGACCTGCTTCCCCAGGCGGACCCCGTCTTCGAGGGCTGGTACGGCGACCGGCTCTGGGTGCTCCTGCGCCGCATCCTCCCCCTCTGGACCCACCGCATGGGGGTGCGCCCCCGTTCCGTCTCCGTGAAGCCCCTCCGGTCCCGTTGGGGGTCCTGCGGGATCCACGGGGACCTGAGCTTCTCCTCCTCCCTGGCCCGGGTGGCCCCGGACCTGGTGGAGTACGTGGCGGTCCACGAGCTGGCCCATCTGGTGCACCGAAACCACCGCCGAGAGTTCTGGGACCTGGTGGCGTCCTGCCTGCCCGACCTGCCGGAACGACGTGCCCGCCTGCGGGACCCTTCGTTCCTTCCGCCCCGGAGAGAACGGGGGAGGTAA
- the sfsA gene encoding DNA/RNA nuclease SfsA: protein MPPSPFSLAPSLREGRFLQRLNRFVVEADLEGRTVRAHLPNPGRLLELLVPGRPLWLAPSGGTLPFRTVGVQRLDSFVPLDTLRANDAAEHLLRQRGIPGLEDAAVTRREVAVGASRFDFLLQRSGGPFLLEVKCCTLFDRRLALFPDAPSLRGRRHLDHLGELASSGQPCGVLFLVQAPVPRAFLPDWHTDPEFAASLFAARDRGVEVFVAALSWDEAFRLSPEVRELPVPWEAGMREARDRGSYLLVLELSRDEILPVGALGERFFPKGYYVYAGSARGGLSARLARHRRVGKKLHGHIDFLRERCRVVRDLPVRSSRDEECELARRVGELAEEAVPRFGCSDCSCPSHLFRFASDPSRCGPLFEAVLDLRTRLPELEP, encoded by the coding sequence TTGCCCCCTTCGCCCTTCTCCCTGGCCCCGTCCCTGCGGGAGGGCCGCTTCCTGCAGCGTCTCAACCGCTTCGTGGTGGAGGCGGACCTGGAGGGACGGACGGTCCGGGCGCACCTCCCCAACCCCGGACGGCTCCTGGAGCTGCTGGTCCCGGGGCGCCCCCTGTGGCTGGCCCCCTCGGGAGGGACCCTGCCCTTCCGGACGGTGGGGGTACAGCGGCTGGACTCCTTCGTCCCCCTGGACACCCTCCGGGCCAACGACGCGGCGGAACACCTGCTGCGCCAACGCGGGATCCCGGGGCTGGAGGACGCCGCGGTGACCCGCCGGGAGGTGGCGGTCGGGGCGAGCCGCTTCGACTTCCTCCTGCAGCGCAGCGGCGGGCCCTTTCTCCTGGAGGTGAAGTGCTGCACCCTCTTCGACCGACGGCTGGCCCTCTTCCCCGACGCCCCCTCCCTGCGGGGGCGTCGCCACCTGGACCACCTGGGGGAGCTGGCCTCCTCGGGACAGCCCTGCGGGGTGCTCTTCCTCGTGCAGGCCCCGGTGCCTCGGGCCTTCCTGCCGGACTGGCACACCGACCCGGAGTTCGCCGCAAGCCTCTTCGCCGCCCGGGATAGGGGGGTGGAGGTCTTCGTGGCGGCCCTTTCCTGGGACGAGGCCTTCCGCCTGTCCCCGGAGGTGAGGGAGCTGCCGGTGCCCTGGGAGGCGGGGATGCGGGAGGCCCGGGACCGGGGCTCCTACCTCCTGGTGCTGGAGCTGTCCCGGGACGAGATCCTGCCCGTGGGGGCCCTGGGGGAGCGTTTCTTCCCCAAGGGGTACTACGTCTACGCGGGCTCCGCCCGGGGGGGGCTCTCCGCCCGCCTCGCCCGGCACCGAAGGGTGGGAAAGAAGCTCCACGGGCACATCGATTTCCTGCGGGAACGGTGCCGGGTGGTGCGGGACCTGCCGGTGCGCTCCTCCCGGGACGAGGAGTGCGAGCTGGCCCGAAGGGTCGGGGAGCTGGCGGAAGAGGCGGTGCCCCGCTTCGGCTGCTCCGACTGCTCCTGCCCCAGCCACCTGTTCCGCTTCGCCTCAGACCCCTCGCGGTGCGGTCCCCTCTTCGAGGCGGTGCTGGACCTGCGCACCCGCCTTCCGGAGCTGGAACCGTGA
- a CDS encoding dipeptidase produces MKRNRFLALCVTLLVLATAGSALACTVTAIGKKATSDGSIMTSHTCDGWYDNRIQVIKGQSFPDGAMTPVYKEICHGTRPNLPLKKVGEIPQAKKTLTYFHVGYPFMNEKQVMIGEYTWSGRDELLCEENAWMMIEQLEVYALQRASTAREAIQIMGAIAEKYGYADGGEALTVADKNEVWLFEIAGPGPLWKQGDKKPGAVWAAVRVPDDSFFVGANRSRITEVNPKDKDNCMASSNVFTFAQEQGWWKPGEKFVFHKVYNPEPYGSPFYAQRREWRMLARVVPSMKLDAYKDELPLFVKPEKKLSVREVQALYRDHLEGTPFDLTQGLAAGPFGNPNRFATPGGVRPEDRKKLDWERAISMFRCSYSFVSQSRSWLPDPVGGVLWFGEDAPDTTVYVPFYCGNTSVPKSFAEGKRAEFDPNSAFWAFQFVNNWAMLRWDAMMKDITAAQKTYEDEAFRNQASTEKKAADLFKKNPAEAVKFLTDYSNAHATKVVEGWWKLGWTLVGKYHDGYITEPSGKQTSPGYPTEWLKKVGFGETMLQPKK; encoded by the coding sequence ATGAAACGGAATCGTTTCCTGGCTCTGTGCGTCACGCTACTGGTCCTGGCCACCGCCGGATCCGCTCTGGCCTGCACCGTCACCGCCATCGGCAAGAAGGCCACCTCGGACGGGTCCATCATGACCAGCCACACCTGCGACGGCTGGTACGACAACCGCATCCAGGTCATCAAGGGACAGTCCTTCCCCGACGGGGCCATGACCCCCGTCTACAAGGAGATCTGCCACGGCACCCGTCCCAATCTGCCCCTCAAGAAGGTGGGGGAGATCCCCCAGGCCAAGAAGACTCTCACGTACTTCCACGTGGGCTACCCCTTCATGAACGAGAAACAGGTCATGATCGGCGAGTACACCTGGAGCGGCCGGGACGAGCTGCTCTGCGAGGAAAACGCCTGGATGATGATCGAACAGCTGGAGGTCTACGCCCTGCAGCGCGCCTCCACCGCCCGGGAAGCCATCCAGATCATGGGCGCCATCGCGGAGAAGTACGGCTACGCCGACGGCGGCGAGGCCCTCACCGTGGCGGACAAGAACGAGGTGTGGCTCTTCGAGATCGCCGGCCCCGGCCCCCTGTGGAAGCAGGGCGACAAGAAGCCCGGCGCCGTGTGGGCCGCCGTGCGGGTTCCCGACGACAGCTTCTTCGTGGGGGCCAACCGCTCCCGCATCACCGAGGTGAACCCCAAGGACAAGGACAACTGCATGGCCTCCTCCAACGTCTTCACCTTCGCCCAGGAGCAGGGGTGGTGGAAGCCCGGAGAGAAGTTCGTCTTCCATAAGGTCTACAACCCCGAACCCTACGGCTCCCCCTTCTACGCCCAGCGTCGGGAGTGGCGGATGCTGGCTCGGGTGGTCCCCTCCATGAAGCTGGACGCCTACAAGGACGAGCTGCCCCTCTTCGTGAAACCCGAGAAGAAGCTCTCCGTCCGGGAGGTCCAGGCACTGTACCGAGACCACCTGGAGGGCACGCCCTTCGATCTCACCCAGGGCCTGGCCGCCGGTCCCTTCGGCAACCCCAACCGGTTCGCCACCCCCGGGGGCGTGCGGCCCGAAGACCGCAAGAAGCTGGACTGGGAGCGAGCCATCTCCATGTTCCGCTGCTCCTACAGCTTCGTGTCCCAGTCCCGCTCCTGGCTGCCCGATCCCGTGGGCGGCGTGCTGTGGTTCGGCGAGGACGCCCCGGACACCACCGTGTACGTCCCCTTCTACTGCGGCAACACCTCCGTGCCCAAGTCCTTCGCGGAGGGCAAGCGCGCCGAGTTCGACCCCAACTCCGCCTTCTGGGCCTTCCAGTTCGTGAACAACTGGGCCATGCTCCGTTGGGACGCCATGATGAAGGACATCACCGCCGCCCAGAAGACCTATGAGGACGAGGCGTTCCGCAACCAGGCCTCCACGGAGAAGAAGGCCGCGGATCTCTTCAAGAAGAACCCCGCCGAGGCGGTCAAGTTCCTCACGGACTACTCCAACGCCCACGCCACCAAGGTGGTGGAGGGCTGGTGGAAGCTGGGCTGGACCCTGGTGGGCAAGTACCACGACGGCTACATCACCGAACCCAGCGGCAAGCAGACCTCTCCGGGCTACCCCACGGAGTGGCTCAAGAAGGTGGGCTTCGGGGAGACCATGCTCCAGCCCAAGAAGTAA
- a CDS encoding DUF6305 family protein yields MRKHLALLLLTAAVLALAPSAFAADKPLPPVGQPIIVTTCGQSPGAVMVKMSCVQAKLAAEHNNKLAAADLKGKGYKTLIVTTGTSMKGMGAAGTNVDTEVKRVKELIAEAKKQGLLVVAAHVEGMSRRVDKSDQTSIDAVLPDAGLILVVNDSDKDGYFTKYAAANGKPILKVSDALGIGAGMKKLAK; encoded by the coding sequence ATGCGCAAGCACCTGGCACTGCTGCTCCTGACCGCCGCCGTCCTGGCCCTCGCCCCCTCGGCCTTCGCCGCCGACAAGCCCCTGCCCCCGGTGGGACAGCCCATCATCGTCACCACCTGCGGCCAGAGCCCCGGCGCGGTGATGGTGAAGATGTCCTGCGTCCAGGCCAAGCTCGCGGCGGAACACAACAACAAACTCGCCGCCGCGGACCTGAAGGGCAAGGGCTACAAGACCCTCATCGTCACCACCGGCACCAGCATGAAAGGCATGGGCGCCGCAGGCACCAACGTGGACACGGAGGTCAAGCGGGTGAAGGAACTCATCGCCGAGGCCAAGAAGCAGGGCTTGCTGGTGGTGGCCGCCCACGTGGAGGGCATGTCCCGCCGGGTGGACAAGAGCGACCAGACCTCCATCGACGCGGTCCTGCCCGACGCCGGTCTGATCCTGGTGGTGAACGACAGCGACAAGGACGGCTACTTCACCAAGTACGCCGCCGCCAACGGCAAGCCCATCCTCAAGGTCTCCGATGCCCTGGGCATCGGGGCGGGCATGAAGAAACTGGCGAAGTAG
- a CDS encoding DMT family transporter, with amino-acid sequence MRSAETANLFRGRACALGAVLFWGVSFVAAKAALRELPPGLLVWVRCTLGAGVFTLAALLRGSELRIPRDQRLYLAVLGVMGIPFHLMIQSVGLLTVSASATAWILAVSPALVALLGWAFLGERLGAKGAGGIALAMTGVFLVAGGGKGPLGYTLGDGLVLLSALNWAAFCVASRRGLKVLSPAQMGWAIMVLGWIASFPLLALPGCDLTVLARLSPAGWGAALFLGVGCSGLAYALWYDALLVLPVAQAGAFQYLQPLVAVLTGWFLLGETPTWPLLAGGGAILAGVSILSRSGRH; translated from the coding sequence TTGAGAAGTGCCGAAACGGCGAACCTCTTCCGGGGGAGGGCCTGCGCCCTGGGGGCGGTGCTGTTCTGGGGAGTCTCCTTTGTGGCCGCCAAGGCGGCGCTGCGGGAGCTGCCCCCGGGGCTTCTGGTGTGGGTCCGCTGCACCCTGGGGGCGGGGGTGTTCACCCTGGCCGCCCTCCTTCGGGGCAGCGAACTGCGGATCCCCCGGGACCAGAGGCTCTACCTGGCGGTCCTGGGGGTTATGGGGATCCCCTTCCACCTGATGATCCAGAGCGTGGGGCTGCTCACCGTCTCCGCCTCCGCCACCGCCTGGATCCTGGCGGTCTCCCCCGCCCTGGTGGCCCTGCTGGGGTGGGCCTTCCTGGGGGAGCGGCTTGGGGCGAAGGGGGCGGGGGGCATTGCCCTGGCCATGACGGGGGTCTTTCTGGTGGCGGGGGGCGGGAAGGGGCCGCTGGGCTACACCCTGGGGGACGGGCTGGTGCTCCTCTCCGCCCTGAACTGGGCGGCCTTCTGCGTGGCCTCCCGCCGGGGGCTGAAGGTCCTCTCCCCGGCCCAGATGGGGTGGGCCATCATGGTCCTGGGGTGGATCGCCTCCTTCCCCCTCCTGGCGTTGCCGGGCTGCGACCTGACGGTCCTGGCCCGCCTCTCCCCCGCAGGCTGGGGGGCGGCGCTGTTTCTGGGGGTGGGGTGCTCCGGCCTGGCCTACGCCCTGTGGTACGACGCCCTCCTGGTCCTGCCGGTGGCCCAGGCGGGGGCCTTCCAGTACCTCCAGCCCCTGGTGGCGGTGCTGACGGGGTGGTTCCTTCTGGGGGAAACCCCCACCTGGCCCCTCCTGGCGGGAGGGGGGGCCATCCTCGCGGGAGTGTCCATCCTGAGCCGGTCGGGAAGGCACTAG
- a CDS encoding HD-GYP domain-containing protein, translating to MVRRVYRDDFRAGMVLASAILSDGGLFLLSEGVVLNDDHLRLLRSNGVPFIHVREGEAFAPWEGGVPPLIPEGSMTGAVEALKGAFASAAQGDEELLGARLEGLIPVVAEIQDQVLSQPEMVAHCQDLRGHDDYTFRHSVHVMVISLLMGKALEMPEGMLTALAMGAVLHDIGKTQIPVEILNKPGRLNPEEMRIMRRHPEMGAAMLESSHLVSLESRRVLAQHHERWDGSGYPLGLKGREIHPFARQVAVADVYDALASARPYKTQRFAHEVYRYVRCQSGTLFDPKVVEVFSRVTTPYPVGTWMLLSSGHVGMVTRVERGNTLRPEVTVVHHTRTGTLSTPLVLDLAAHPRLQVRDILPAEPGYEVCPR from the coding sequence ATGGTTCGACGGGTGTACCGGGATGATTTTCGGGCGGGCATGGTCCTGGCCAGCGCGATCCTCTCCGACGGGGGGCTCTTCCTCCTCTCCGAGGGGGTCGTCCTGAACGACGACCATCTTCGCCTGCTTCGGTCCAACGGGGTTCCCTTCATCCACGTCCGGGAGGGGGAGGCCTTCGCCCCCTGGGAGGGAGGCGTGCCGCCCCTGATCCCCGAGGGGAGCATGACCGGGGCGGTGGAGGCCCTCAAGGGCGCCTTCGCCAGCGCCGCCCAGGGGGACGAGGAGCTGCTGGGGGCCCGTCTGGAGGGCCTGATCCCCGTGGTGGCGGAGATTCAGGACCAGGTCCTCTCCCAACCGGAGATGGTGGCCCACTGCCAGGACCTGCGGGGGCACGACGACTACACCTTCCGCCACTCCGTCCACGTCATGGTGATCTCCCTCCTCATGGGCAAGGCCCTGGAGATGCCCGAAGGGATGCTCACGGCCCTGGCCATGGGGGCCGTCCTCCACGACATCGGCAAGACCCAAATTCCCGTGGAGATCCTCAACAAGCCGGGACGCCTGAACCCGGAGGAGATGCGGATCATGCGCCGCCACCCGGAGATGGGGGCGGCGATGCTGGAGAGCAGCCACCTGGTGTCCCTGGAGAGCCGCAGGGTCCTGGCCCAGCACCACGAGCGCTGGGACGGCTCCGGCTACCCCCTGGGGCTCAAGGGGCGGGAGATCCACCCCTTCGCCCGGCAGGTGGCGGTGGCGGACGTGTACGACGCCCTGGCCTCCGCCCGGCCCTACAAGACCCAGCGCTTCGCCCACGAGGTGTACCGGTACGTCCGCTGCCAGTCCGGAACCCTCTTCGACCCCAAGGTGGTGGAGGTCTTCTCCCGGGTCACCACCCCCTACCCCGTGGGCACCTGGATGCTCCTCTCCTCGGGACACGTGGGCATGGTCACCCGGGTGGAGCGGGGCAACACCCTCCGCCCGGAGGTGACGGTAGTGCATCACACCCGGACGGGCACCCTGTCCACCCCCCTGGTTCTGGACCTGGCGGCCCACCCTCGCCTGCAGGTGCGGGACATCCTACCCGCGGAGCCGGGGTACGAGGTCTGCCCCCGGTGA
- a CDS encoding M14 family metallopeptidase: protein MNERRLNLVKILSVAAALVLATFAGLEFRQHRTFREPTVLGPGVTKVVKLGDYFPGIKDTINDCNVYVLDSGKPGGAALVIGGTHPEEPSANLTAQMLVETAVPTQGKLFVVIRANRSASTVTRPGEAYPLFYRVPTPWGEQVYRMGDRNANPLDSWPDPEVYVHYPSGQMLAYMDVRNLNRCWPGKPDGLLVERTTYALSELIRKEKVGLAVDFHEAELEYPVINTIVAHEKAQAVAAMASMTLSAQELPVPIAMEFSPAGLHGLSHREIGDHTDAMSVLFESPEPFLDRVRGVTDEHLLMTGKDPFVMAAGAHKLLYAPIDENGWPIDVRVGRHISTLLTVLDIYSQNDPAQGVTIQGVPRYKDVVARGTGAFLQDPSKAPADRVAFD from the coding sequence ATGAACGAACGCCGACTGAACCTCGTCAAGATCCTCTCCGTCGCCGCAGCCCTGGTCCTGGCGACCTTCGCGGGGCTGGAGTTCCGCCAGCACCGCACCTTCCGGGAGCCCACGGTCCTGGGCCCGGGGGTCACCAAGGTGGTCAAGCTGGGGGATTACTTCCCCGGCATCAAGGACACGATCAACGACTGCAACGTCTACGTGCTGGACAGCGGCAAGCCCGGCGGGGCGGCCCTGGTCATCGGGGGCACCCACCCGGAGGAGCCCAGCGCCAACCTCACCGCCCAGATGCTGGTGGAGACGGCGGTGCCCACCCAGGGCAAGCTCTTCGTGGTCATCCGGGCCAACCGGAGCGCTTCCACGGTGACCCGCCCCGGGGAGGCCTATCCCCTCTTCTACCGGGTTCCCACTCCCTGGGGGGAACAGGTCTACCGCATGGGGGACCGGAACGCCAACCCCCTGGACTCCTGGCCCGACCCGGAGGTATACGTCCACTACCCCAGCGGACAGATGCTGGCCTACATGGACGTGCGTAATCTGAACCGCTGCTGGCCCGGCAAGCCCGACGGCCTGCTGGTGGAGCGCACCACCTACGCCCTCTCCGAGCTGATCCGCAAGGAGAAGGTGGGCCTGGCGGTGGACTTCCACGAAGCGGAACTGGAGTACCCCGTCATCAACACCATCGTGGCCCACGAGAAGGCCCAGGCGGTGGCGGCCATGGCCTCCATGACCCTGAGCGCCCAGGAACTGCCGGTTCCCATCGCCATGGAGTTCTCCCCCGCGGGGCTGCACGGTCTCTCCCACCGGGAGATCGGGGACCACACCGACGCCATGTCCGTGCTCTTCGAGTCCCCGGAACCCTTCCTGGACCGAGTCCGGGGGGTGACGGACGAACACCTGCTCATGACGGGCAAGGATCCCTTCGTCATGGCGGCGGGGGCCCACAAGCTGCTCTACGCCCCCATCGACGAAAACGGCTGGCCCATCGACGTGCGGGTGGGGCGGCACATCTCCACCCTGCTGACGGTGCTGGACATCTACTCCCAGAACGACCCCGCCCAGGGCGTAACGATCCAGGGGGTGCCCCGCTACAAGGACGTGGTGGCCCGGGGCACCGGGGCGTTCCTGCAGGACCCGTCGAAGGCTCCGGCGGATCGGGTGGCCTTCGACTGA